A single window of Salmo salar chromosome ssa21, Ssal_v3.1, whole genome shotgun sequence DNA harbors:
- the tri13 gene encoding tripartite motif-containing protein 13 isoform X1, with protein MELLEEDLTCPICCCLFEDPRVLPCSHSFCKKCLEGILEGNNRGPIWRPPFKCPSCRKETPQNGINTLQINYSLRGIVEKYNKIRLIPRMVLCKHHSGQPLNIFCATDLKLICGFCATTVDHKGHKFCALEDAYEQEKAAFEELFQGVESWRSADTITCLETLEASKKNALQLVSRDAEKVTDYFIKLISTLDHKKNEILSDFETLKLVVMQAYDPEINKLSAALEEQRRALSIAESFRNVTDPLCFLQQMQEFREKLRVVRETTLPSRIDMDVGHLVGNFDVKNWDSVKLKDVDKLSVPQESSAYCSTTPRVGGRTLGRVIVIVVCLLLCALVLPQLDSLTAVSAQVSSLCHSCLPVLSGWLELATGAWQCWKEVVDAWWVRG; from the coding sequence ATGGAGCTACTCGAGGAGGACCTCACCTGCCCAATTTGCTGCTGTCTCTTTGAGGACCCGCGAGTTCTGCCGTGCTCGCACAGCTTCTGCAAGAAGTGCTTGGAGGGGATTCTGGAGGGGAACAACCGAGGACCCATTTGGAGACCCCCATTCAAATGTCCCAGTTGCCGCAAGGAGACCCCTCAAAACGGCATAAACACCCTCCAGATCAACTACTCGTTACGCGGAATTGTGGAGAAATACAACAAAATCAGACTTATACCCAGGATGGTGCTGTGCAAACACCACAGTGGTCAACCACTTAATATATTTTGTGCCACAGACTTGAAACTTATTTGTGGATTTTGCGCAACAACTGTCGACCATAAAGGACATAAATTCTGTGCCCTGGAAGATGCATATGAGCAGGAGAAAGCTGCGTTTGAGGAGCTGTTCCAGGGAGTGGAGAGCTGGCGCAGCGCAGATACCATAACCTGCCTGGAGACACTGGAAGCCAGTAAGAAAAATGCACTCCAGTTAGTTTCCAGGGATGCAGAGAAAGTAACGGACTATTTCATCAAACTGATCAGCACCCTGGACCACAAAAAGAATGAGATCCTCTCTGATTTCGAGACGCTGAAGTTGGTGGTGATGCAAGCCTACGATCCCGAGATTAACAAACTAAGCGCTGCGTTGGAGGAGCAGAGACGCGCGCTCAGCATCGCTGAGTCCTTCAGGAATGTGACTGACCCCCTCTGCTTCCTTCAGCAGATGCAGGAGTTCAGGGAGAAGTTGCGCGTTGTCCGGGAAACGACGCTACCCTCCCGGATAGACATGGATGTCGGTCACCTGGTCGGGAACTTCGACGTCAAAAATTGGGACTCAGTGAAGCTCAAAGATGTGGACAAGCTCTCGGTCCCCCAAGAGAGTAGCGCGTATTGCTCAACAACCCCGCGTGTCGGCGGCAGAACGCTGGGGAGAGTCATCGTGATTGTTGTGTGCCTGTTACTATGCGCCCTGGTGCTTCCGCAGCTGGACAGCCTGACCGCGGTGTCAGCCCAAGTCTCTTCGCTCTGCCATAGTTGCCTGCCcgtgctgtctggctggctggagcTGGCTACCGGTGCATGGCAGTGCTGGAAAGAGGTAGTGGATGCCTGGTGGGTGCGTGGCTGA